The following is a genomic window from Spirosoma foliorum.
TCAGCAGGTGACAGCTTCCTCCGAGGTTCCGGGCCAAGAGATTTTTTGGACCGACGAATGGCAGCGGTTCCATCAGCCAGCCGCCGAGTATAAACTGTGCCGGATGTTGGCCGTTGACGAAGACTTTATTCCGACCTGTCACATTAAGTTGTTAGCGGGGCGTAACTTTGATAACGAGTTAGTGCTGGATAACGACGCGGTGATCATTAACCAAAGCTTTCCCGGTAATGCCTTTGACTACTTTTTCTTGGATGATCATTTTCCGCAACAATACGAGTCGGATGAGCGGGTAGGCTCTCTGTTGAGTTGGTTGGCGGTGTTAGCGATTAGAATTGCCTGTTTAGGTCTTTTAGGGCTGGCTCTCTTCACGACTAAACAGCGCACTAAGGAAATTGGTATTCGTAAAGTACTGGGAGCCAGTACTGAAAGTATTGTCACGCTGTTAGCCAAGGCTTTTCTCAAGCCAGTCGGTCTGGCTGTTCTACTAGCTTCCCCGCTGGGCTGGTATGCGATGAGTTGGTGGTTAGAGGGGTTCGCTTATAAAACGGCCATCAAGTGGTGGACATTTGTGGTTGCCGGTGGTCTAGCGGTCAGCATTGCCTTACTAACAATAAGCTTTCAAAGTGTGAAAGCCGCGTTGATGAATCCGGTCATGAGTTTGCGGAGCGAGTAAGGTGGGTGGGGGGCTTCTGCTGACCCTGAATAAGTATGACTAAATTTATCGCAGAAAACGCCCGAATTATAGACACGCCCTAGTCTCAGTCAAGAGCTTTTTTTGAGATTGTTCCTTATTGATAAATAATCAATAAGGAACAATTTGATGAAGTAGTGACCGTCGATGTTGAATTGTGTTATTACCATGATGGCTTATTCTACTTTGACTAGCCTTTGTAACTAACACACCCAGCGGCTTGGGCTGCAAACGCTCCTTTGGGATATTAGCACTGATGCTGATTAGAACTTCAGTAGCCCCACTTACATAAAGCCCTTGAAGAGTTTAGGTAAGCAAAATTTAGGAATTTAAAATTAGTTTTATCAGATTGTTATTAAAAATTTCGCCAATTATCTTTGACGATTCCAAGGGTTCTTGTAGAGGATGTTGCTGGAATATGCTTTTAGTTAAATCCTCAATTGTGTCCGTAATTGCACCTGAATTTTGTTCTGAAATTTCGTATATTTTTTTCTTGTATCGCGTATTGAATTTTAAATTAGTAGGGTCAACTAAACCGGCTTCTATATAGGCCTTCGTTTTTTTTGAGCATCGACAAGGGTTAGATTTATTGACTAAACCGCATCGTTCATTCATCCAATTATACAAATCTTGCCTAGCCCTCATTAAACGAATACGGAAGTTTCCCGCTGAAATGCCTAAAATTTCAGACCCTAAATTATGGTCTATGGTAAACAGTTCGCCAAGTATATAAATCATTCGTTGCTCTCTGTCCAGGCAAAGTAGCATACCGGCTGTGCAGCTAATTCTTAACTCTTCTATTGAATCTGTCAAATCAGTTTGTTCCTGATTCGATAATTCCTGATTCGGCATTTTATCAATCGAATTAAAATAGGTTTCAAAATCAACTATTTCCAATTCTGATTTTCGCTTTTTAGTAGTTAAAAAATGATTAACCGTTATCCTATAAAGCCAAGTCCTAAACTTGCTCTTCCCTTCAAATTTAGAAAGCGCTGTGATCGATTTTATAAATACCTCTTGGGTTAAATCTTCCGCATCCTCAACACACTTTGTCATTTTTAAAGCAAGATTATAGACAAACAGTTGATGTCTGATAATAAGATTTTGCAATGCTTTCTTATCGCCACTAACAGCTAATTGTACCAAGTCTGTATCCACTTGGTCAGTATAATTAAGTTGAAAAGGATTGTCCATGTTTTAAAATAAAACCAACTGCAAACGTAATCGTTTGCAGTTGGCGACCTTATTGGTTAAACTTGATTTATACCACCATCCACGGCTATTTCGTGCCCAGTAATATACGAAGCATCAGTTGAGGCAAGGAATAATACTGCCTTCGCTACTTCATCCGGCTGTCCAAATCGTTTTAGAGCTGTCTGATTCGTTATTGCTTCTGCAGCCCCTTGTAACACATCATCCGGCAATCCAATTTTGCTCCAAAATGGTGTTCCTATTGGGCCCGGGCTTACGGCATTTACCCTAATTCCCTGTGCGGCAAGTTCGGCACTGGCTACACGTACGACGGAACGAAGTGCGGCCTTGCTGGCACTCAACAAACTACTTCCGGCAAAACCAATTTCATTCAACCAAGAAGTAGTAATAATAATAGAAGCGTTTGGGTTTAGGTGTGCAATTGCTTTTTGCAAAGAAAAATACGCTCCTTTCAAATTTACGTTCATCATATTATCAAAAAAGGTTTCTGATGTGTCAGCAATTGGGGCCAATTTTCCTTGTCCTACGTTTACAAAGACAATATCTATTCCACCAAATTTTGATTTAGTTTCGGTGAATAATTTTTCCAAATCTGACAGATTAGTTACATCGCCCTGTATTCCATAGCTCATAGAACCCAGCTCTTGTGTTGCTTTGTCAA
Proteins encoded in this region:
- a CDS encoding ABC transporter permease yields the protein MTASSEVPGQEIFWTDEWQRFHQPAAEYKLCRMLAVDEDFIPTCHIKLLAGRNFDNELVLDNDAVIINQSFPGNAFDYFFLDDHFPQQYESDERVGSLLSWLAVLAIRIACLGLLGLALFTTKQRTKEIGIRKVLGASTESIVTLLAKAFLKPVGLAVLLASPLGWYAMSWWLEGFAYKTAIKWWTFVVAGGLAVSIALLTISFQSVKAALMNPVMSLRSE
- a CDS encoding RNA polymerase sigma factor, producing MDNPFQLNYTDQVDTDLVQLAVSGDKKALQNLIIRHQLFVYNLALKMTKCVEDAEDLTQEVFIKSITALSKFEGKSKFRTWLYRITVNHFLTTKKRKSELEIVDFETYFNSIDKMPNQELSNQEQTDLTDSIEELRISCTAGMLLCLDREQRMIYILGELFTIDHNLGSEILGISAGNFRIRLMRARQDLYNWMNERCGLVNKSNPCRCSKKTKAYIEAGLVDPTNLKFNTRYKKKIYEISEQNSGAITDTIEDLTKSIFQQHPLQEPLESSKIIGEIFNNNLIKLILNS
- a CDS encoding SDR family oxidoreductase; this encodes MDKLKNKVAVITGGGSGIGFATAKEFIANGATVVIFERNKHSIDKATQELGSMSYGIQGDVTNLSDLEKLFTETKSKFGGIDIVFVNVGQGKLAPIADTSETFFDNMMNVNLKGAYFSLQKAIAHLNPNASIIITTSWLNEIGFAGSSLLSASKAALRSVVRVASAELAAQGIRVNAVSPGPIGTPFWSKIGLPDDVLQGAAEAITNQTALKRFGQPDEVAKAVLFLASTDASYITGHEIAVDGGINQV